A genomic window from Thermosinus carboxydivorans Nor1 includes:
- the queF gene encoding preQ(1) synthase, which translates to MAGRSEHELSGVTLLGSQETVYKYQYDPSILEAFVNKHPENDYFVKFNCPEFTSICPKTGQPDFATIYISYVPDKLLVESKSLKLYLMSFRNHGDFHEDCVNIIMKDLIRLLDPKYIEVWGKFTPRGGISIDPYCNYGKPGTKWEQVAEKRLFYHDMYPEKVDNR; encoded by the coding sequence GTGGCGGGAAGAAGTGAACATGAATTAAGCGGCGTGACGCTGCTTGGCAGTCAGGAGACGGTTTATAAATACCAATATGACCCGTCCATTCTTGAAGCGTTCGTAAATAAGCATCCCGAAAATGATTATTTTGTTAAGTTCAATTGTCCGGAATTTACCAGCATCTGTCCCAAGACAGGCCAACCCGATTTCGCTACTATTTACATCTCCTATGTGCCGGACAAACTGCTGGTGGAAAGCAAATCGTTAAAGCTCTACCTGATGAGCTTTCGCAATCACGGTGATTTCCACGAAGATTGCGTCAACATTATTATGAAAGACTTAATCCGCCTGCTTGATCCGAAGTACATCGAGGTGTGGGGCAAGTTCACGCCGCGCGGCGGCATCTCCATTGACCCCTACTGCAACTATGGCAAGCCGGGCACCAAATGGGAGCAGGTGGCGGAAAAACGGCTGTTTTACCATGATATGTATCCGGAAAAGGTAGACAACCGATAA
- a CDS encoding acyl-CoA dehydratase activase codes for MMSKEVFLGVDVGSVSINVVLIDADNEVVYSSYTRTEGQPLLSLKEALALMMKSAGDFRICGVGTTGSGRQLAGLLLGADIVKNEITAHATATVTYHPDVRTIFEIGGQDSKIIIIRNQMVVDFAMNTICAAGTGSFLDHQAERLKIPISEFGDLALRATKSVRIAGRCTVFAESDMIAKQQYGFSKPEIIRGLCEALVRNYINNLGRGRDLEPPYVFQGGVAANKGIVAAFEQEMGHPIIIPKYYNVMGAIGAAILAREHIAATGRSTAYRGAAALKVEFVPTSFICNGCANMCEVVKVMMDSETIAIWGDKCGKWSSSVIVA; via the coding sequence ATGATGAGCAAAGAGGTATTTCTCGGCGTTGACGTCGGCTCTGTCAGCATTAATGTGGTACTGATAGATGCCGACAATGAAGTAGTATACTCGTCTTATACACGTACCGAAGGACAACCGCTGCTGTCGCTCAAAGAAGCGTTGGCGCTAATGATGAAATCAGCCGGCGACTTTCGCATCTGCGGCGTCGGCACTACCGGCAGCGGCCGTCAGCTGGCCGGCCTGCTGCTGGGCGCCGACATCGTCAAAAACGAAATTACCGCCCATGCGACGGCCACCGTAACCTACCATCCTGATGTGCGCACCATTTTTGAAATTGGCGGACAAGACTCGAAAATTATCATTATCCGTAACCAGATGGTCGTTGATTTTGCCATGAACACCATCTGCGCCGCCGGTACCGGTTCCTTCCTCGACCACCAGGCTGAGCGACTGAAGATCCCCATCAGCGAGTTCGGCGATTTGGCGCTAAGGGCAACCAAAAGCGTGCGCATCGCCGGCCGTTGCACCGTTTTCGCCGAATCGGATATGATCGCCAAACAGCAGTACGGTTTTTCCAAGCCGGAGATTATCCGCGGCCTGTGTGAGGCGCTGGTCCGCAATTACATCAACAATCTGGGACGCGGTCGCGACCTAGAGCCGCCTTACGTCTTTCAAGGCGGCGTGGCCGCCAACAAGGGTATTGTTGCCGCCTTTGAACAGGAAATGGGGCACCCCATCATTATCCCTAAATATTACAACGTAATGGGCGCCATCGGCGCCGCCATCCTGGCCCGCGAGCATATTGCCGCCACCGGCCGGTCCACGGCCTACCGGGGCGCTGCCGCCCTGAAAGTGGAGTTTGTCCCAACCAGCTTTATCTGCAACGGCTGCGCTAATATGTGTGAAGTCGTGAAAGTAATGATGGACAGTGAAACAATCGCCATTTGGGGCGACAAGTGCGGCAAGTGGTCAAGCAGCGTGATTGTTGCTTAA
- a CDS encoding putative ABC transporter permease, which produces MAHTRAMYRFFVYGALGWCLEVLWTGLGSLLSGDVRLTAKTYLWMFPIYGLAVLFEPVHDRIRAWPITLRGLVWMVLFFAVEYASGWLLRLLTGVSPWNYYHARWHLDGLIRLDYAPVWFAVGLLFEKIHDRLRSMKIL; this is translated from the coding sequence TTGGCGCACACTAGGGCCATGTACAGGTTTTTTGTGTACGGCGCCCTGGGGTGGTGCCTGGAAGTTTTATGGACCGGACTGGGTTCGCTCTTGTCCGGCGATGTCCGCCTAACGGCCAAAACCTATCTGTGGATGTTCCCCATCTATGGGCTGGCGGTGCTGTTTGAACCAGTCCATGACCGCATCCGCGCCTGGCCAATTACTTTGCGCGGCCTGGTATGGATGGTACTATTCTTCGCCGTGGAATACGCTAGCGGCTGGCTGCTCCGCCTCCTGACCGGCGTCAGCCCCTGGAACTACTACCATGCCCGCTGGCACCTTGACGGCCTCATCCGCCTGGACTACGCCCCCGTCTGGTTTGCCGTCGGCCTATTATTTGAGAAAATCCACGACCGACTGCGAAGTATGAAAATATTATGA
- a CDS encoding VOC family protein produces the protein MKIKRVDVTISTNKMQESKEFYQKYFNFKLVYESSWYIELVSPQMPTTGISFTLPQREAGEFFGGKGIIISYEVDDVDAEYCRLKAAGLDIKQEVQDKPWGERSFVVDDPNGVHLYIYQTIEPTPEYKALYDSFKTE, from the coding sequence ATGAAGATCAAACGGGTGGATGTTACGATAAGTACAAACAAAATGCAAGAATCAAAGGAGTTTTACCAAAAATATTTTAATTTCAAGCTGGTTTACGAATCGTCCTGGTACATTGAGCTTGTATCGCCGCAGATGCCAACCACGGGGATCAGTTTTACCCTGCCGCAGCGGGAAGCCGGCGAGTTTTTTGGCGGCAAGGGGATTATAATTTCGTATGAAGTAGACGATGTTGACGCCGAATATTGCCGGCTAAAAGCTGCCGGTCTGGATATCAAGCAGGAAGTACAGGATAAGCCGTGGGGCGAGCGCAGTTTCGTCGTCGACGACCCGAACGGGGTGCATCTTTATATTTATCAGACGATTGAGCCGACGCCGGAATATAAGGCGCTTTACGATTCTTTTAAGACAGAATAA
- a CDS encoding 2-hydroxyacyl-CoA dehydratase, whose protein sequence is MKLTFPYMGPILVYKKLLEMFGHEVVMPLKPTQRTFDLGTKYSPEFLCFPFKCVMGTYIEAMERGAEGVVTTGGDGSCRAGFYAEVHRRILKSLGWDVPFYVFDSFKLHPRAFLAQLSELKGAYSWTYLIKAIRLCYAIIAALDRLQARIRLLRPYEQHRGAFARLWNEIQEKFYHCSSRREVAELERAAGEWIAAVPRVAVDPARTVRIGIVGEIYVAMEGHANMELEEFLATLGVEVLNSQYISHWLDHKLHFIPWKTSYIRSILDRATPYLKIGLGGHDKENIAHMITFREHGADGIIHLMPFACLPELVTQSIIPRISKDLGIPILSIALDEQRGLANNHTRIEAFIDLVRNTKKLRAGSAQPS, encoded by the coding sequence ATGAAGCTGACCTTCCCCTACATGGGGCCAATCCTAGTCTATAAAAAGCTGCTGGAAATGTTTGGCCACGAAGTCGTCATGCCGCTAAAACCCACTCAGCGCACCTTTGACTTGGGGACAAAGTACAGCCCTGAGTTTCTCTGTTTCCCCTTCAAATGCGTCATGGGCACTTATATTGAGGCGATGGAACGGGGCGCCGAGGGTGTGGTAACCACCGGCGGCGACGGTTCCTGCCGCGCCGGTTTCTACGCCGAAGTTCACCGGCGCATCCTCAAAAGTTTAGGCTGGGACGTCCCCTTCTATGTTTTTGACTCTTTCAAACTCCATCCCCGGGCCTTTCTCGCCCAGCTCAGCGAACTAAAGGGTGCCTACTCCTGGACGTACCTAATCAAGGCCATTCGTCTCTGCTATGCCATAATTGCCGCCCTGGACCGGCTGCAGGCCCGCATCCGTCTGTTGCGCCCCTATGAGCAGCACCGCGGTGCCTTTGCCCGCTTATGGAACGAGATTCAGGAAAAGTTTTACCACTGCTCATCCCGCCGGGAAGTGGCCGAGCTGGAACGGGCCGCCGGCGAATGGATCGCTGCCGTGCCCCGCGTGGCCGTCGACCCCGCCCGGACGGTACGCATCGGCATCGTCGGTGAAATCTATGTCGCCATGGAAGGCCATGCCAATATGGAACTCGAAGAATTTCTCGCCACACTGGGCGTGGAAGTGCTTAACTCACAGTATATATCTCACTGGCTGGACCATAAGCTGCATTTTATCCCATGGAAGACTTCTTACATCCGCTCCATTCTCGACCGGGCCACACCATACCTCAAAATTGGTCTTGGCGGCCACGACAAGGAAAATATCGCCCACATGATTACTTTTCGGGAACACGGCGCCGATGGTATTATTCATCTCATGCCCTTCGCCTGCCTGCCGGAATTGGTCACGCAGAGCATCATCCCCCGCATTTCCAAAGACCTGGGCATCCCCATCCTGTCCATCGCCCTGGATGAACAGCGCGGCCTGGCTAATAACCATACGCGCATTGAAGCCTTTATCGACCTGGTCCGTAATACCAAAAAACTGCGTGCCGGCAGCGCACAACCATCCTAG
- a CDS encoding beta-class carbonic anhydrase yields MTLLEQILAVNQSFVQNVSEEFKQTAPKVGKFPKKKLAIFTCMDTRLVDFLEPALGIKREEAVVIKNAGNSITGSFEATIRSLVIAIFELDVKEIMVIGHEDCGVAHSTSQAIIEKMLRRGISHDAIKMVKEDFELWLDNFHRPHDNVRQVVEKIKNNPLIPPDIPVHGLIFEPHTGELAVLVNGYEQC; encoded by the coding sequence ATGACGCTTTTGGAACAAATATTGGCGGTAAACCAATCTTTTGTTCAAAACGTATCGGAAGAATTTAAACAAACAGCGCCCAAGGTTGGCAAGTTTCCAAAAAAGAAATTGGCCATATTTACCTGCATGGATACGCGGCTTGTTGATTTTTTAGAACCGGCGCTTGGCATCAAAAGGGAGGAAGCGGTAGTTATCAAAAACGCCGGCAATTCTATTACCGGCAGCTTTGAAGCTACAATCAGAAGCCTTGTAATCGCCATCTTTGAGCTTGATGTTAAGGAGATTATGGTAATAGGCCATGAAGATTGCGGTGTTGCTCATTCTACTTCGCAGGCAATTATCGAAAAAATGTTGCGCAGGGGCATATCACATGACGCAATTAAGATGGTGAAGGAGGATTTCGAGCTATGGCTGGATAATTTCCACCGCCCCCATGATAACGTACGGCAGGTCGTGGAAAAAATTAAAAATAACCCGTTGATACCTCCTGATATCCCGGTGCATGGGCTGATTTTTGAGCCGCATACCGGGGAATTAGCGGTACTGGTCAATGGTTATGAGCAATGTTAA